The Candidatus Zymogenus saltonus genome has a window encoding:
- the gmhB gene encoding D-glycero-beta-D-manno-heptose 1,7-bisphosphate 7-phosphatase, producing the protein MKKTNKRAVFLDRDGTINVEVGYLARPEDFVLIDGAAEAIRLLNDAGFAVIVVSNQSGVARGYFTEEDVMKVNDKMLFELNVKGAFVDAVYYCPHHPDFGSGEYGVDCDCRKPKAGMVKKAEEEFGVSIDGSFVVGDHKGDIELGKNIGAKTVLLLSGHGAEEAEKLKAEGIVPDHTCEDLLSAVKYILGS; encoded by the coding sequence ATGAAAAAAACCAATAAGAGGGCGGTTTTTTTGGACAGAGACGGCACGATAAATGTGGAGGTGGGGTATCTCGCAAGGCCTGAGGATTTCGTTCTTATCGACGGTGCGGCCGAGGCGATCAGGCTCCTCAACGACGCGGGATTCGCCGTGATCGTTGTGTCGAACCAGTCCGGGGTGGCGAGGGGCTACTTCACCGAGGAGGACGTGATGAAGGTGAACGACAAGATGCTCTTTGAGCTGAACGTGAAGGGGGCCTTCGTAGACGCCGTCTACTACTGCCCGCACCATCCCGATTTCGGGAGCGGGGAATACGGAGTTGACTGTGACTGCAGAAAGCCGAAGGCCGGGATGGTCAAGAAGGCCGAAGAGGAGTTCGGGGTTTCAATCGACGGTTCCTTTGTGGTGGGGGATCATAAAGGGGACATCGAGCTCGGGAAGAATATCGGCGCAAAGACCGTTTTGCTTCTCTCCGGCCACGGGGCGGAGGAGGCGGAAAAGCTAAAAGCTGAGGGGATCGTTCCCGACCACACCTGCGAAGACCTTCTCTCCGCCGTAAAATACATTTTAGGTTCTTAA
- a CDS encoding Trm112 family protein, with protein sequence MPIDKELLDILACPKCKGDLELTKEGDGLKCGACKLLYEIKDDIPIMLIDEAKPLD encoded by the coding sequence ATGCCCATCGATAAAGAGCTTCTGGATATTTTGGCGTGTCCCAAGTGCAAGGGGGACCTGGAGCTGACAAAGGAGGGGGATGGACTTAAGTGCGGCGCGTGTAAGCTCCTCTACGAGATTAAGGACGACATCCCGATTATGCTCATAGACGAGGCAAAGCCCTTGGATTGA
- the waaF gene encoding lipopolysaccharide heptosyltransferase II — translation MNRILVKGTNWIGDVFMSLPAVYSVRNIFPDAEIDVAVKRPLGDLFSAGLGSDVIDSVVEYKTGILGEIDLIRAVRAKRYDLGIAFPRSLHSALLLFAGGIKERVGYAADLRSPLLTKRVTRTEEIRNVHQMEYYRNLVSVLGDPGPSAIPSLVLGDEERKRGTDLLKKYGLSRGGAEGPLIGINPGAAYGIAKMWYPERFAEAADSLVGEFGGRAVVFGGPGDVEAADAVVSSMKTQQISLAGRTTVKELISVISFMDVFITNDSGPMHIAAALDVPIVAIFGSTNHVTTAPMVKEGRAKIVRRDDVECSPCLKRVCPEGHHRCMDLIEADAVVRKAREFLLNGERNKE, via the coding sequence ATGAACAGGATTTTAGTTAAGGGCACCAACTGGATCGGGGACGTCTTTATGTCGCTGCCGGCCGTCTATTCGGTGAGAAACATCTTTCCCGATGCCGAGATCGACGTTGCCGTAAAGCGGCCCCTGGGGGATCTCTTTTCCGCCGGGCTCGGGTCAGACGTGATAGACTCAGTCGTCGAATACAAGACGGGGATTTTGGGGGAGATCGATCTTATCAGGGCTGTCAGGGCGAAGAGATACGACCTCGGGATAGCGTTTCCCCGCTCCCTTCACTCCGCGCTGCTGCTGTTTGCAGGGGGGATAAAGGAGAGGGTGGGTTACGCCGCCGATCTCAGATCGCCCCTATTGACAAAGAGGGTTACGAGGACCGAGGAGATAAGGAATGTCCACCAGATGGAGTATTACAGGAATCTCGTCTCCGTATTGGGCGATCCCGGCCCCTCGGCCATTCCCTCCCTGGTTTTGGGAGATGAAGAAAGGAAGAGAGGAACCGACCTTCTCAAAAAATACGGCCTTTCTCGAGGGGGAGCGGAGGGCCCGTTGATAGGGATAAATCCGGGGGCCGCCTACGGCATTGCTAAGATGTGGTACCCGGAGAGGTTTGCCGAGGCGGCGGACAGCCTCGTTGGGGAGTTCGGTGGGAGGGCCGTTGTCTTTGGAGGCCCGGGGGACGTCGAAGCGGCGGATGCTGTTGTTTCATCCATGAAGACACAGCAGATCTCCTTGGCGGGAAGGACGACCGTTAAGGAGCTGATCTCCGTGATATCGTTTATGGATGTATTTATCACCAACGATTCCGGCCCTATGCATATCGCCGCGGCCCTCGACGTTCCGATCGTTGCGATATTCGGCTCCACAAACCACGTCACCACGGCCCCGATGGTCAAAGAGGGAAGGGCCAAAATCGTAAGGCGCGACGACGTCGAATGCTCCCCGTGCCTGAAAAGGGTCTGTCCCGAGGGACATCACCGGTGCATGGATCTCATAGAGGCCGATGCTGTAGTAAGGAAGGCGAGGGAATTTTTACTTAACGGGGAGCGGAATAAAGAATAA
- a CDS encoding spermidine synthase: protein MSVKKIARVVESEDGVGGTVMLKHKGTEGKRCFELLVGGHYVMAATDGPSERILASEAVKIAPKREGLTALVGGLGLGLTLNEILKEKAISEVWVSEIEEAVIRWNRTHLRHFNGGALFDRRVRVHHGDVMELMEKRRRFFDLILMDVDNGPSFLILEGNGYLYTVSGMKKIRRALKRGGVFALWSHRPDEEIEVVLDELFGGFKVRLFEDPNIREELPPTAIYTAVRD from the coding sequence ATGAGTGTAAAAAAGATTGCCAGGGTGGTCGAAAGCGAAGACGGCGTCGGCGGTACCGTGATGCTTAAGCATAAGGGTACTGAAGGGAAACGGTGTTTCGAGCTTTTGGTGGGGGGCCACTACGTAATGGCCGCCACAGATGGGCCGTCCGAACGTATCCTCGCCTCCGAGGCGGTGAAGATCGCCCCGAAGAGAGAGGGACTCACAGCCCTTGTGGGGGGGCTCGGTTTGGGTTTGACGCTTAACGAGATACTGAAGGAAAAAGCAATATCGGAGGTATGGGTCTCCGAGATCGAGGAGGCGGTGATTCGCTGGAACAGGACGCACCTGAGACATTTCAACGGCGGCGCCCTCTTCGATCGCAGGGTCAGGGTCCACCACGGGGATGTGATGGAGCTGATGGAGAAGAGGAGGCGCTTTTTCGACCTGATCCTCATGGACGTGGACAACGGTCCCTCTTTTCTGATCCTCGAGGGGAACGGTTATCTCTACACCGTTTCAGGTATGAAGAAGATCAGAAGGGCGTTGAAGCGCGGAGGCGTATTCGCCCTATGGTCGCACAGGCCGGACGAGGAGATCGAGGTCGTGCTCGATGAACTCTTCGGGGGATTTAAGGTCAGGTTGTTTGAAGACCCGAACATCCGGGAGGAGTTGCCGCCCACGGCTATCTATACGGCCGTTCGGGATTGA